In Mucilaginibacter celer, one DNA window encodes the following:
- a CDS encoding OmpH family outer membrane protein, translated as MKKFFKVALVAAGMLFATSFAKAQTKIGYINFSQVIDLMPETKTVSASLQAFQKTFIDQLTTMNNEFQTKGEDYQKNRATMTDAVRTAKEAELQDIQKRMNDYQNNAQQQVEAKKNELGKPLVDKATAAVQAVAKEKGYSYVVDSSQVTLIVSPPGDDMLAAVKLKLGLK; from the coding sequence ATGAAAAAGTTTTTTAAAGTTGCCTTAGTTGCCGCGGGCATGTTATTTGCCACCAGCTTTGCTAAAGCACAAACCAAAATCGGCTATATCAATTTTAGCCAGGTTATCGATCTGATGCCCGAAACCAAAACAGTTTCTGCATCATTACAAGCTTTTCAAAAAACATTTATTGATCAGCTTACTACCATGAACAACGAGTTCCAAACCAAAGGTGAGGATTATCAAAAAAACCGCGCTACCATGACAGATGCGGTACGTACGGCCAAAGAAGCTGAGTTACAAGACATACAAAAACGTATGAACGATTATCAAAACAACGCTCAGCAACAGGTTGAAGCTAAAAAGAACGAGTTGGGTAAACCACTTGTTGACAAAGCAACTGCTGCCGTACAAGCTGTAGCTAAAGAAAAAGGTTATTCTTACGTTGTTGATTCATCGCAGGTAACTTTAATTGTATCGCCCCCGGGAGATGATATGTTAGCTGCCGTTAAATTGAAATTAGGCTTGAAATAA
- the bamA gene encoding outer membrane protein assembly factor BamA: MYKFLFAILFSVLATTAFAQISNGPRPSLSKSIPADSLSYLNPKDYIIGGISVSGAKYLDKDILIQLSKLTKGDRINLPGERNAEVLKNLYSQGLFDDVQLNITKINMDTVYLEIAVTERPRLSRMHLTGIRKGEIEDVQKKLNDRVGKIVNENLISTTTAIIKKHFNEKGFLNTTVTITQRKDQGDVNSVILDVAINKKTKVKINDVTFEGNKAFSAGTLRGFLSKTRKRRWYNLFGSKKFKQDKYEEDKQNLTEKMQARGYRDAEILSDSVWKHDDETVNVKIKVYEGPKYYFGKVNWSGNAKYSTDLLNRIVHIKKGDVFSEEDLNKRLSGPTPGNDDVSSLYLNDGYLTFNADPVQTRVYNDTVDVDIRVYEGPQYTINRVMLKGNDVTNDKVVMREIQTKPGQKFNKELLIRSAREIGQLGNFDEQKTEPKPTNINPQDGTVDLVYNVVEKPSDQIELSGGFGGGQLVGTLGLTFNNFSVRNIFHLKAYKPLPKGDGQKLSLRGQSSGRTYQNFSFTFSEPWLGGKKPIYFALSAYTQGSSTGQYYAKSDPRYNKLRINGLGVTLGKRLKWPDNYFQLNYSVNFDHYSLDNYGGYLFTNGTSYNIKLTQELTRNSVDAPIFPTSGSNIKLTIQATPPYSLFNNINYKIATPEERYHFVEYYKFKYDAQWFSKLVGKFVLMSQVRFGFLGQYNHQVGPSPFERFKLGGDGMQSYQFLQGSEIIGLRGYQNFSIVPEGSNQDQNTNTGAAIYNKYTMELRHPVIASQSATIFLLAFAEGGNVWNQFSQFNPFNVRRSVGVGARIFLPIFGLLGLDYGYGFDKIPGQPDANRGQFHFTISQSLSGGFN, translated from the coding sequence ATGTATAAATTTCTTTTTGCTATTCTTTTCTCGGTTTTGGCTACCACGGCATTTGCCCAGATATCCAACGGGCCGAGGCCTTCACTGTCAAAATCGATACCGGCTGATAGTTTAAGTTACCTTAATCCTAAAGATTATATAATTGGTGGTATTAGTGTTAGTGGCGCAAAATATCTTGATAAAGACATCCTAATACAGTTATCTAAATTAACCAAAGGCGACAGGATCAACCTTCCGGGCGAGCGTAATGCCGAGGTACTGAAAAACCTGTATTCGCAAGGCTTATTTGATGATGTGCAGTTAAACATCACCAAAATAAACATGGATACTGTTTACCTTGAAATTGCTGTAACCGAGCGTCCGCGTTTATCGCGCATGCATCTTACCGGCATCCGTAAAGGTGAGATTGAGGATGTGCAGAAAAAATTGAACGACCGTGTAGGGAAGATTGTGAACGAAAACCTCATCAGCACCACCACGGCCATCATCAAAAAACATTTTAACGAAAAGGGCTTTTTAAATACCACTGTTACCATTACGCAGCGTAAAGACCAGGGCGACGTTAACAGCGTGATACTTGATGTGGCTATTAATAAAAAAACCAAGGTTAAAATTAACGATGTAACTTTTGAAGGCAATAAGGCGTTTAGCGCCGGTACGTTGCGTGGTTTTTTAAGCAAAACCCGTAAACGCAGGTGGTATAACCTGTTTGGCTCCAAGAAGTTTAAGCAGGATAAATACGAAGAAGATAAACAAAACCTTACCGAAAAAATGCAGGCCCGCGGCTACCGCGATGCGGAGATCCTGAGCGATTCGGTTTGGAAACATGATGATGAAACTGTTAACGTAAAAATTAAAGTATACGAAGGTCCTAAATATTACTTCGGTAAGGTAAACTGGTCGGGCAACGCCAAATACTCTACCGATTTGTTAAACAGGATTGTTCACATCAAAAAGGGCGATGTATTTAGCGAGGAAGATTTGAACAAACGCCTCAGCGGTCCAACACCGGGTAATGACGACGTTTCATCATTATACTTAAATGACGGTTACCTTACCTTCAATGCCGATCCGGTACAAACCCGTGTTTATAATGATACGGTGGATGTGGATATCCGCGTGTACGAAGGGCCTCAGTATACCATTAACCGCGTTATGTTAAAAGGTAACGATGTTACCAACGATAAAGTGGTAATGCGCGAGATCCAAACCAAACCAGGTCAGAAATTCAATAAAGAGTTATTGATCCGCAGTGCGCGCGAGATTGGCCAGCTGGGTAACTTCGACGAGCAGAAAACCGAGCCGAAACCAACCAACATCAACCCGCAGGATGGTACCGTTGACCTTGTATATAACGTAGTTGAAAAACCTTCAGACCAGATCGAGCTTTCGGGCGGTTTTGGCGGTGGCCAGCTGGTAGGTACCTTGGGCTTAACATTCAACAACTTCTCGGTCCGCAATATCTTCCATCTTAAAGCTTACAAACCACTGCCTAAAGGCGATGGCCAGAAACTGAGCTTACGTGGACAATCAAGCGGGCGTACCTATCAAAACTTTTCGTTCACCTTCTCCGAGCCATGGTTAGGTGGTAAAAAGCCTATTTACTTCGCGTTGTCGGCTTATACACAAGGCAGCTCAACCGGGCAGTATTATGCCAAGTCTGATCCCCGTTATAATAAATTACGTATTAACGGCCTTGGTGTTACTTTGGGTAAACGTTTAAAATGGCCTGATAACTATTTCCAGCTAAATTACTCGGTTAACTTTGATCACTATAGCCTTGATAATTATGGCGGCTACCTGTTCACCAACGGTACCTCATACAACATTAAGTTAACCCAGGAGTTAACCCGTAACTCGGTAGATGCACCTATCTTCCCAACTTCGGGTTCAAACATTAAACTTACTATACAGGCTACGCCTCCATATTCATTATTCAATAACATCAATTACAAAATAGCCACGCCCGAAGAGCGTTACCATTTTGTAGAGTACTATAAATTTAAGTACGATGCCCAGTGGTTTTCAAAACTGGTTGGCAAGTTTGTGTTAATGTCGCAGGTAAGGTTTGGTTTCCTTGGCCAGTATAACCACCAGGTTGGTCCGTCACCGTTCGAGCGCTTTAAATTAGGTGGCGACGGTATGCAGAGCTACCAGTTTTTACAGGGTAGCGAGATCATCGGCTTGCGCGGTTATCAAAACTTCTCTATTGTGCCCGAGGGTTCAAACCAGGATCAGAACACCAACACCGGTGCAGCTATCTATAATAAATATACCATGGAGCTTCGTCACCCGGTTATCGCAAGCCAGTCGGCTACCATATTCCTGCTGGCCTTTGCCGAGGGTGGTAACGTGTGGAACCAGTTTAGCCAGTTCAATCCGTTTAACGTTAGGCGTTCGGTGGGTGTGGGTGCAAGGATATTTTTACCTATATTTGGTTTGCTTGGTTTGGATTATGGCTATGGCTTTGATAAAATACCAGGACAACCGGATGCAAACAGGGGCCAGTTCCATTTTACAATTTCTCAGAGTTTATCCGGCGGATTTAATTAA
- the nuoK gene encoding NADH-quinone oxidoreductase subunit NuoK, translating into MITLTDFLLVGAVLFCTGIYMIVSKRNSIQVLIGIELMLNAAILNLVAFGRFDKLKNGGQVFALFAIVLAAATTAVALAIILNVYRRYKTIDPDEIKNLRD; encoded by the coding sequence ATGATCACTTTAACCGATTTTTTACTGGTAGGCGCGGTGTTGTTTTGTACCGGTATTTACATGATCGTATCTAAACGCAACTCCATACAGGTGCTGATAGGCATCGAGTTGATGCTTAACGCCGCCATTTTAAACCTGGTAGCTTTTGGCAGGTTTGATAAGCTGAAAAACGGCGGGCAGGTATTCGCGCTTTTTGCTATTGTACTGGCAGCGGCAACTACCGCAGTAGCTTTGGCTATTATCCTGAATGTTTACCGGAGATATAAAACTATCGATCCGGATGAGATTAAAAATTTGAGGGACTAA
- a CDS encoding OmpH family outer membrane protein, whose product MKKLFKVALVAVGMLFAGGFANAQTKIGHINFNQLIDLMPETKTVSTSLQAYQKTFIDQMTTMNNEYQGKVKEYTEKRATMTDAVRAAKESELTDMQKRMNDYQNNAQQQVDAKRQELGKPIIDKATTAVQAVAKEKGYAYVLDSSQITLLVSPDADDLMAAAKLKLGLK is encoded by the coding sequence ATGAAAAAACTATTTAAAGTTGCCTTAGTTGCAGTAGGTATGTTATTTGCGGGCGGCTTTGCAAATGCACAGACTAAAATCGGTCACATTAACTTCAATCAGCTTATTGATTTGATGCCCGAAACTAAAACTGTTTCTACTTCATTACAGGCATATCAAAAAACTTTCATTGATCAGATGACCACCATGAACAATGAATACCAGGGCAAGGTTAAAGAGTATACTGAGAAAAGAGCAACCATGACCGATGCCGTACGTGCCGCTAAGGAAAGCGAGCTTACCGATATGCAGAAACGTATGAACGATTACCAGAACAACGCTCAGCAGCAGGTTGACGCTAAACGCCAGGAGTTGGGCAAACCTATTATTGATAAAGCTACCACAGCTGTACAGGCCGTAGCTAAAGAAAAAGGTTATGCTTACGTGCTTGATTCATCACAAATCACTTTACTGGTATCGCCGGATGCTGATGACCTGATGGCTGCCGCTAAACTGAAATTAGGTTTAAAATAA
- the murI gene encoding glutamate racemase, with protein sequence MSNQPIGIFDSGFGGLTVFRSIIEQLPGYDYIYMGDNARAPYGNRSFSTIHQYTWECVQWMFSQGCPLVILACNTASAKALRTIQQQDLQHIDDPSKRVLGVIRPTAEVIGNYSKTGEIGVLGTKGTVTSGSYLLEINNFFPDIKVHQQACPLWVPLIENGEYDKPGADFFVQLYLDQIMAQSSNIDTILLACTHYPIIQEKIKAHLPDSINVVGQGDIVAKSLVDYLNRHPEIEQKVTRNGTTEFYTTTDDTADFDHHASLFFSAPVKSNFISANDLVVCK encoded by the coding sequence ATGTCAAACCAACCAATTGGTATTTTTGATTCGGGCTTTGGCGGCTTAACCGTGTTCCGTTCCATTATTGAGCAACTGCCGGGTTACGATTATATTTATATGGGCGATAATGCCCGTGCACCTTATGGCAACCGATCATTCAGTACCATACACCAGTATACCTGGGAGTGTGTGCAATGGATGTTTAGCCAGGGTTGCCCGTTGGTGATACTGGCCTGCAACACAGCTTCGGCAAAGGCCCTGCGCACCATTCAGCAGCAGGATCTGCAACATATTGATGATCCGTCAAAAAGGGTATTAGGCGTGATCCGCCCAACGGCAGAGGTTATCGGCAATTATTCTAAAACCGGCGAAATAGGGGTGTTGGGTACCAAAGGCACCGTAACCTCAGGCTCATACCTTTTAGAGATCAACAACTTTTTTCCTGATATTAAAGTACACCAACAGGCCTGCCCGCTTTGGGTACCACTGATTGAAAACGGTGAGTACGATAAACCGGGTGCAGATTTTTTTGTGCAACTGTACCTTGATCAGATCATGGCGCAATCATCAAACATCGATACCATTTTACTGGCCTGTACGCATTACCCCATCATTCAGGAAAAAATAAAGGCCCATCTGCCTGATAGTATCAATGTAGTAGGCCAGGGCGATATTGTAGCCAAAAGCCTGGTTGATTATTTAAACCGTCACCCGGAGATAGAGCAAAAGGTAACCCGCAACGGTACAACCGAGTTTTATACCACTACCGATGATACCGCCGATTTTGATCATCACGCTTCGCTGTTTTTCTCGGCCCCGGTGAAATCGAATTTTATTTCGGCTAATGATTTGGTGGTTTGTAAGTAG
- a CDS encoding isoprenyl transferase, with protein MDYLDQINLSKLPQHVAIIMDGNGRWAKGKGKLRIFGHHNGVTSVRDVVEGADKLGIKYITLYTFSSENWNRPKLEVMAIMELMVSTIHKEVPGFMKNNIKLNAIGDLDMLPEKCYNELQNAIETTAGNTGVVLTLALSYSSRREIVRAAKNIAIKVKSGELDIDDINEDVFEQNLFTGDMPNPELLIRTSGEYRISNYLLWQIAYAELYFTTKLWPDFRKEDLYEAVLDFQKRERRFGMTSEQVN; from the coding sequence ATGGATTATTTGGATCAGATCAATTTGTCGAAACTACCGCAGCACGTGGCTATTATAATGGATGGCAACGGTCGTTGGGCTAAGGGCAAAGGCAAATTAAGAATATTTGGCCATCACAACGGTGTAACATCAGTTAGGGATGTTGTTGAAGGTGCCGATAAATTAGGTATTAAATATATCACGCTATACACGTTTTCGTCCGAAAACTGGAACCGCCCCAAACTGGAGGTAATGGCCATTATGGAGTTAATGGTAAGTACCATTCACAAAGAGGTGCCGGGCTTTATGAAAAACAACATTAAGCTAAACGCAATTGGCGATTTAGACATGCTGCCCGAAAAGTGTTACAACGAACTTCAAAACGCCATCGAAACTACAGCCGGCAATACCGGCGTGGTTTTAACGCTGGCTTTAAGTTACAGCTCGCGCCGCGAAATAGTAAGGGCCGCAAAAAATATAGCCATCAAAGTAAAAAGCGGCGAGCTTGATATAGATGATATTAATGAAGATGTTTTTGAGCAAAACCTGTTTACAGGTGATATGCCGAACCCCGAACTGCTGATCAGAACCAGCGGAGAATACCGTATAAGTAACTATTTATTGTGGCAGATTGCTTACGCCGAGTTGTATTTTACAACCAAGCTGTGGCCCGATTTCAGGAAGGAAGACCTGTATGAGGCCGTGTTGGATTTTCAAAAACGCGAGCGCCGTTTTGGGATGACAAGCGAGCAGGTGAACTAA
- a CDS encoding 4Fe-4S binding protein, with protein sequence MQKIINAFTTAWKGLSLTIRHLFVGNTKREVLTVSDTNYFRQLEHGTNTIQYPKQQLPVPEVGRYQLDVEMDDCIVCDLCAKVCPVNCIDIESIKATEAIGQTSDGTTKRLYAAKFDIDMAKCMYCGLCTIVCPTECITMTNQYDKTVFQLSDLVYQFSDMSPEDAAEKRALFDKQQAEKQAAKLAAMKQKEGGA encoded by the coding sequence GTGCAAAAGATAATTAACGCGTTCACAACAGCATGGAAAGGTTTAAGCCTAACCATCCGTCACCTTTTTGTGGGTAACACAAAGCGTGAGGTGCTTACCGTGAGCGATACTAATTATTTTAGGCAACTGGAGCATGGCACCAACACCATTCAATATCCAAAACAACAGCTACCCGTACCCGAGGTAGGCCGCTATCAGCTGGATGTGGAGATGGACGATTGTATTGTGTGTGATCTGTGCGCCAAAGTTTGCCCGGTAAATTGTATCGATATTGAATCGATCAAGGCAACCGAGGCTATTGGCCAAACATCCGATGGCACTACCAAACGTTTGTACGCTGCCAAATTTGATATCGACATGGCCAAGTGTATGTATTGCGGCCTGTGTACCATTGTGTGCCCAACCGAATGCATCACCATGACCAACCAGTACGATAAAACCGTATTTCAGCTAAGCGACCTGGTTTACCAGTTTTCGGATATGTCGCCCGAAGATGCTGCCGAAAAACGTGCGCTGTTTGATAAACAACAAGCCGAAAAGCAAGCGGCCAAGCTGGCCGCTATGAAACAAAAGGAGGGTGGGGCATGA
- the nuoH gene encoding NADH-quinone oxidoreductase subunit NuoH yields MNYYITYFIAAIGLFSFSAFFALFGVYAERKISAFIQDRLGPTETGKYGTLQTLADILKMLQKELIVPAAADKWLFMLAPAVIFIAVYLGFAALPWAPGLIPSKTNIGLYYIFAIISIETLGILMAGWGSNNKYSILGAMRSAAQIISYEIPAGFAIISVVMIAQTLDLQVISNQQGILTAEKIKFAGFWDVTNIGGLFSWNVFRAPHLLIAFVIYFIASLAESNRAPFDIPEAESELVAGFHTEFTGIRFALVFLAEYSMMFLVSMIAVILFLGAWNTPLPNIAGVQLASWTTGIAWGILWVVLKTLGLVAVQMWIRWTLPRLRVDQLMNLCWKVLTPLAFACMLISGVWRLWLM; encoded by the coding sequence TTGAACTATTATATAACATATTTTATTGCAGCAATTGGGTTGTTCAGTTTCTCGGCCTTCTTTGCTTTATTCGGTGTATATGCCGAGCGTAAAATATCGGCGTTTATACAGGATAGGCTCGGGCCAACCGAAACGGGTAAATACGGCACACTGCAAACGCTGGCCGATATTTTAAAAATGCTGCAAAAGGAACTGATAGTGCCTGCTGCCGCAGATAAATGGCTGTTTATGCTGGCCCCGGCAGTAATTTTCATTGCTGTTTATCTGGGCTTCGCAGCCCTGCCCTGGGCTCCCGGATTGATTCCCTCAAAAACTAATATTGGTTTGTACTACATCTTCGCCATTATTTCAATAGAAACATTGGGGATATTGATGGCAGGATGGGGATCTAACAATAAATACTCCATACTGGGTGCTATGCGTTCGGCAGCACAGATCATCTCTTACGAGATCCCGGCGGGTTTCGCTATTATATCGGTAGTGATGATTGCTCAAACGCTCGATCTGCAGGTGATCAGTAACCAACAAGGCATCCTCACAGCCGAAAAAATCAAATTTGCTGGCTTTTGGGATGTAACGAATATTGGTGGTTTGTTTAGCTGGAATGTATTCCGTGCACCGCATTTGCTCATCGCCTTTGTGATCTATTTTATAGCATCGCTGGCCGAAAGTAACCGCGCGCCTTTTGATATTCCGGAAGCCGAATCAGAACTGGTAGCCGGTTTTCACACCGAATTCACTGGGATCCGTTTCGCGCTGGTATTTTTGGCCGAGTATTCGATGATGTTTTTAGTATCCATGATAGCCGTGATCTTGTTTTTAGGTGCCTGGAATACCCCGCTGCCCAATATAGCCGGCGTACAACTGGCAAGCTGGACAACCGGGATAGCATGGGGCATACTTTGGGTAGTACTGAAAACATTAGGCCTGGTAGCCGTACAAATGTGGATCAGGTGGACGCTACCCCGCTTGCGGGTTGACCAGCTGATGAACCTCTGTTGGAAAGTATTAACCCCGCTGGCTTTTGCCTGCATGCTGATATCGGGCGTGTGGAGGTTGTGGTTAATGTAG
- a CDS encoding ExbD/TolR family protein — MAELNASPSNAGGKHKRKKMSTRVDLTAMVDLAFLLITFFIMTTTLAKSKAMDLTMPVKGPEQGEVSDKRTLTIVLGKDNKAMYFLGLLKKPIIAPTIAGFSASGIRKVIIETSKKVREDTGKPMIVLIKPGDKSQYSSLVSTLDEMAITGIQQYAIVDIEPADAAALAQKGI; from the coding sequence ATGGCCGAATTAAATGCATCACCCTCAAACGCAGGCGGAAAACACAAACGTAAAAAAATGAGTACCCGGGTTGACCTCACCGCAATGGTTGATCTGGCATTTCTGCTCATCACCTTTTTTATCATGACCACTACCCTGGCCAAATCAAAAGCCATGGACCTTACCATGCCGGTTAAAGGCCCGGAACAGGGCGAGGTGAGTGACAAGCGAACGTTAACTATAGTATTGGGTAAGGATAATAAGGCCATGTATTTTTTGGGCCTGCTTAAAAAACCTATCATTGCGCCAACAATAGCTGGTTTTTCGGCAAGCGGAATTCGCAAAGTTATTATTGAAACCAGCAAAAAAGTACGTGAGGATACAGGAAAACCAATGATTGTACTCATTAAACCCGGCGATAAATCGCAATACAGCAGTTTGGTGAGCACGCTTGACGAAATGGCCATTACCGGTATTCAGCAATATGCCATAGTTGATATTGAACCGGCTGATGCTGCTGCCCTTGCACAAAAAGGAATATAA
- a CDS encoding OmpH family outer membrane protein — protein MKKIILLAFLTFTAFAGAYAQRFAYVDSDYILKHMPEYASSQKQLAALSDQWQKEVDGRFQEIDRLYKAYQADQPLMTPDMKKRREAEIVEKEKAAKDFQRQKFGPDGELSQKSTALIKPIQDRVSKAVQAVAEGDNLDMIFDKNSEVIMLYASPRYDKSADVITKLGLKPGVLAK, from the coding sequence ATGAAGAAGATAATTTTATTAGCCTTTTTAACGTTTACTGCTTTTGCAGGTGCGTACGCGCAACGTTTTGCTTATGTTGATTCGGATTACATACTGAAGCACATGCCTGAATATGCCTCGTCGCAGAAGCAACTGGCTGCATTATCTGATCAGTGGCAGAAAGAGGTTGACGGCCGTTTTCAGGAAATTGACAGGTTGTATAAAGCCTACCAGGCCGATCAGCCCCTGATGACCCCGGACATGAAAAAACGCCGCGAGGCCGAAATTGTAGAAAAGGAAAAGGCCGCGAAGGATTTTCAACGCCAGAAGTTTGGTCCGGATGGGGAGCTTTCGCAAAAGAGCACTGCTTTGATTAAACCAATTCAGGATAGGGTGTCTAAAGCTGTACAGGCAGTGGCCGAGGGTGATAACCTGGATATGATATTTGATAAAAACAGCGAGGTGATTATGTTATATGCCAGTCCGCGATATGATAAAAGTGCGGATGTGATAACAAAATTAGGCCTTAAACCCGGAGTACTTGCTAAGTAA
- a CDS encoding NAD kinase produces MKIAVYGRPFNEPSVLPFIQQVFDNLAHHGVDIYVHQQLHEYLQDKLPTIQYKVLRPAETLKGFIDIFITLGGDGTLLDMVTVIRDSGIPVIGINFGRLGFLASVNKNDITAAIHAVVNRQFTCDCRELLMVDSPNNVFGDNNFALNDVTIHKRDDAAMIITHVFLNDEFLNSYWGDGIIISTSTGSTAYSLSCGGPIIFPQSNTIVVTPVSPHNLNVRPIVIPDTSKLCFEVESRSASYIISCDSRTEVLDQTVKFHVQKAGFELNLIRLNNESYLNTLRNKLLWGLDARNY; encoded by the coding sequence ATGAAAATAGCAGTTTACGGCAGGCCGTTTAATGAGCCATCTGTTTTACCTTTTATACAGCAGGTATTTGATAACCTGGCTCATCACGGCGTTGATATTTACGTGCATCAGCAACTGCATGAATATTTGCAGGATAAACTACCCACCATACAATATAAGGTATTGCGCCCGGCCGAAACATTGAAAGGCTTTATTGATATTTTTATAACCCTTGGCGGCGATGGCACCTTACTGGATATGGTAACGGTAATCCGCGATTCGGGCATCCCGGTTATCGGTATCAACTTTGGTCGCCTCGGCTTTTTGGCCAGCGTTAATAAAAATGATATTACGGCGGCCATCCATGCAGTGGTAAACCGGCAGTTTACCTGCGATTGCCGCGAACTGCTTATGGTTGATTCGCCTAATAATGTTTTTGGCGATAATAATTTTGCGTTGAATGATGTAACCATTCATAAGCGCGATGATGCCGCCATGATCATCACCCATGTATTTTTAAATGATGAGTTTTTAAACTCGTACTGGGGCGATGGTATTATCATTTCAACCTCAACCGGCTCAACAGCCTATTCGCTAAGTTGTGGCGGGCCTATTATTTTTCCGCAGTCAAACACCATTGTGGTAACCCCGGTATCGCCGCATAACCTTAATGTAAGGCCAATTGTAATACCCGATACCAGCAAGCTTTGTTTTGAGGTAGAGAGCCGCAGCGCCAGCTATATTATCTCCTGCGATTCGCGAACCGAAGTTTTAGATCAAACCGTTAAGTTTCATGTACAAAAGGCAGGTTTCGAATTAAATTTGATCCGCCTCAATAATGAAAGCTATCTGAATACGTTAAGGAATAAATTGTTGTGGGGTTTGGATGCCCGTAATTACTAA
- a CDS encoding DUF6089 family protein: protein MPKVLLFIALLFFTYQLQAQSTWEIGGSIGGAGYIGDLNPNNPVKVSGVSAGIYGKRNFDGYFSAKLNVAVGNIAAYDSRSNNQQFRERNLNFKDQLRELSLIGEFNFMNYIPDAGPNRYTPYIFTGIGITSYAPQAQDYQGGTRSLRPLKTEGQIKPYGNNTLVIPYGLGIKYNFSGKFTIMADMGYRYVFTDYLDDVSGVYPDKHGMGTTAALLSDRSGELTGHYIGSAGSQRGDFKAHDTYFFLNFTIAFTFVTAKCYY, encoded by the coding sequence ATGCCTAAAGTTTTACTCTTCATAGCCCTTTTGTTTTTTACTTATCAGCTACAGGCGCAATCAACCTGGGAAATTGGCGGATCGATAGGAGGCGCGGGCTATATCGGCGATCTTAATCCCAATAACCCGGTTAAGGTGAGCGGAGTATCGGCAGGTATCTATGGTAAACGTAATTTCGACGGCTATTTTTCGGCAAAGCTTAATGTGGCTGTAGGCAATATCGCGGCTTATGACAGCCGCTCAAATAACCAGCAGTTTCGTGAGCGTAACCTTAATTTTAAAGATCAGCTGCGCGAGTTAAGCCTTATCGGCGAATTTAATTTTATGAATTATATTCCCGATGCCGGCCCAAACAGGTACACACCTTACATATTTACCGGTATTGGTATCACCTCCTATGCGCCGCAGGCCCAGGATTACCAGGGAGGCACCCGCAGCCTAAGGCCTTTGAAAACCGAGGGGCAGATCAAACCCTATGGCAATAATACCCTCGTAATTCCTTACGGTTTGGGTATTAAATATAATTTTTCGGGTAAGTTTACCATTATGGCCGATATGGGCTACCGCTACGTATTTACCGATTACCTGGACGATGTAAGCGGTGTATACCCCGATAAACATGGCATGGGCACAACGGCAGCCCTGCTTTCTGATCGCTCGGGCGAATTAACCGGCCACTACATCGGCTCCGCAGGCTCACAGCGCGGCGACTTTAAAGCGCACGATACCTACTTTTTCCTCAATTTTACCATCGCTTTCACCTTTGTAACCGCTAAGTGCTATTACTAA
- a CDS encoding NADH-quinone oxidoreductase subunit J family protein has protein sequence MSLIRIMFYIMSFIAIASALYAALSKNLVRSIFIFFVTLFALAGLYVIALADFVAVTQVVIYVGGILVLILFAFMLSGRETLNIIQQRKGKFINMGKIPAVILAVLFLAVLVNVILKADADNLPWIKQAIAQKNEITPTSSTIDNIGVNLMTTYLLPFEAISILLLMALVGAAHLSRKEGRA, from the coding sequence ATGAGCCTGATCCGCATAATGTTTTATATCATGAGCTTTATTGCTATTGCTTCAGCGCTGTATGCCGCGTTAAGCAAAAATCTGGTACGAAGCATCTTTATATTTTTTGTTACCCTGTTTGCGTTGGCTGGATTATATGTAATAGCCCTGGCCGATTTTGTGGCTGTTACGCAGGTGGTAATTTATGTTGGCGGCATTTTGGTACTTATCCTTTTCGCCTTCATGCTTTCGGGCCGCGAAACGCTGAATATTATTCAGCAACGCAAAGGCAAATTCATCAATATGGGCAAGATACCGGCCGTTATTTTGGCTGTATTGTTTTTGGCAGTATTGGTAAACGTAATACTGAAAGCCGATGCCGATAATCTGCCCTGGATAAAACAGGCTATCGCGCAAAAAAATGAAATCACGCCAACATCTTCAACTATTGATAACATCGGGGTTAACCTCATGACAACCTATCTTTTACCGTTTGAAGCTATATCAATTTTATTGTTAATGGCTTTGGTAGGAGCAGCGCATTTATCACGTAAGGAGGGCAGGGCATGA